Proteins from a genomic interval of Sulfurimonas sp.:
- a CDS encoding DUF1104 domain-containing protein — protein sequence MKKVILFALLSLSVMGADYSNMSMKEMQAMRGKVPVEERAAFQKEMQSRVEKLTPQERREFAAAKRKKRPNARCATGSQMRNSATQCGNKRFGGGQGQ from the coding sequence ATGAAAAAAGTTATTCTATTTGCTCTTTTGAGCTTGAGTGTTATGGGAGCGGATTATAGCAATATGAGCATGAAAGAGATGCAGGCGATGAGAGGAAAAGTTCCTGTTGAAGAACGAGCAGCTTTTCAAAAAGAGATGCAATCTCGAGTGGAGAAATTAACTCCTCAAGAGAGAAGAGAGTTTGCAGCAGCTAAGCGTAAAAAAAGACCTAACGCAAGATGCGCAACCGGTTCACAAATGCGCAATAGCGCTACACAATGCGGCAATAAAAGGTTTGGCGGCGGACAAGGACAATAA
- a CDS encoding anaerobic ribonucleoside-triphosphate reductase activating protein, whose protein sequence is MSIDSENNSLNAKVIYDLTSFTHLDYPNHLACIVWFSGCNMRCDYCYNKNIVFAKEGKQSYNDILDFLKTRVNLLEAVVLSGGEATSHELTLFCKKIKELGFKIKLDTNGTNFRQIKELLDLNLLDYIALDYKAPKAKFMQITHSNKWDEFSKTLDLLINSDIDFEVRTTLHADLLNESDINEIITDLINRGYKKPYYIQEFRDTGSNIGDIQAPKNKFDKSLLLNNIEIAYR, encoded by the coding sequence GTGAGCATAGACAGCGAAAACAATTCACTGAATGCTAAAGTAATATATGATTTAACATCATTCACCCACTTAGACTACCCTAACCACCTAGCGTGCATAGTGTGGTTTAGCGGGTGCAATATGCGTTGCGACTACTGCTACAACAAAAATATAGTTTTTGCCAAAGAGGGCAAACAGAGCTATAACGATATCCTCGACTTTTTAAAAACCAGAGTAAATTTACTTGAAGCCGTTGTACTTTCAGGCGGAGAAGCGACTTCACACGAGCTTACGCTGTTTTGCAAAAAAATAAAAGAGCTTGGGTTTAAAATCAAACTTGACACAAACGGCACAAACTTTAGACAAATAAAAGAACTCCTTGACTTAAACCTTTTAGATTATATAGCGCTTGACTACAAAGCCCCAAAAGCAAAATTTATGCAGATTACACACTCAAACAAATGGGATGAATTTTCCAAAACTCTTGATTTGCTTATAAACAGCGATATTGATTTTGAGGTAAGAACTACGCTTCACGCAGATTTGCTAAACGAAAGTGATATTAATGAAATCATTACGGATTTGATAAACAGAGGCTATAAAAAACCCTATTATATACAAGAGTTTAGAGATACAGGCTCAAATATCGGAGACATCCAAGCCCCAAAAAATAAATTTGACAAATCACTTTTACTCAATAATATTGAAATTGCGTATAGATGA
- the opgB gene encoding phosphatidylglycerol--membrane-oligosaccharide glycerophosphotransferase — MNMILLSIFFFIFAIVTMKYKEKHPKRIFLDATLFFLYGLFTIIYFVAGYFTGAGINETIIAALNLGLGEAGFGEYLLLILGAFLAFVTLFVSAFFYHRHLSSVVAVKPQKIKAFLHNGFLILAFLTHPALNDFKNLFLTMTMEQANDFYEYYKVPNDSNDSAYKKNIIFLYAESVERTYFDTNIFPDLMPNLSKLMRDESGTEFTNIVQTSGTNYTIAGTASTQCGIPLFTTSGGNSMEGIDKFYPKAMCIGDVLKKENYYLSMLQGSSVKFSGIDKFYKTHGFDSVVGRDELLKKVKNKRYINGWGLYDDTLFDIAYKEFENLSSSKDKFAMFMHTLDTHHPNGHLSNSCSKDLYMDGSNEILNTVKCADILISNFIKKVKNSKYAENTIIVVTSDHLAMRNTAADELSKSQKRRNFFVVFDPSSSEYKSVDKTGTPFDVASTVLSFLNINTDLGLGRNLREKESIYNSFEDFGKRLNQWRNDILSFWKFPKMSESFKPNFKKMFVSVGENHYTLPVLFKILENNVEPYFQFNYAWKLYEQLEHFNKDDRFLWIDECKLLNYIFDGNASDKYCAVEGVVGSKFRIQGLDLQRDYKIESLGNGLSKDYDIQKIIENINMVKNNGVRYTASINDTIVFKKEGYPSFLKNLQGISYPDKVGRWTDAQLYPSVLLTFVDPLPKKFKLEIVCGAYGENVGNVVKVSVGDSIREFTPQHNDPRKYLLSFENVNNANTIEIVPPKPFVLKEKLEGSDEREFGLSLVSLKIINLEDKN; from the coding sequence ATGAATATGATTTTGTTATCCATTTTCTTTTTTATTTTTGCAATTGTTACTATGAAGTACAAAGAGAAACATCCAAAGAGAATTTTTTTAGATGCAACTCTATTTTTTCTATACGGACTCTTTACTATAATCTATTTTGTAGCCGGCTACTTTACCGGTGCAGGGATAAATGAGACTATTATTGCTGCTTTAAATTTGGGGCTTGGAGAAGCCGGATTTGGCGAGTATCTGTTGCTTATTTTGGGTGCATTTTTAGCTTTTGTTACTCTCTTTGTATCGGCTTTTTTTTATCACCGTCACTTAAGCAGCGTAGTTGCAGTAAAGCCGCAAAAAATAAAAGCTTTTTTGCATAACGGATTTTTGATTTTAGCTTTTTTAACCCATCCTGCTTTGAATGATTTTAAAAATCTTTTTTTAACTATGACTATGGAACAGGCGAATGATTTTTATGAGTATTATAAAGTTCCAAATGATTCAAATGACAGCGCATATAAAAAAAATATAATCTTTTTATATGCAGAGAGCGTTGAGAGAACATACTTTGATACAAATATTTTTCCGGATCTTATGCCAAACCTTAGCAAACTTATGAGAGATGAGAGCGGCACGGAATTTACAAATATTGTTCAAACTAGCGGAACAAACTACACAATAGCAGGTACTGCTTCTACTCAATGCGGAATTCCGCTCTTTACAACTTCAGGCGGTAACTCCATGGAGGGGATAGATAAATTTTATCCAAAGGCTATGTGTATCGGAGATGTTCTAAAAAAAGAGAATTACTATCTGAGTATGTTACAGGGCAGCAGCGTTAAATTTTCCGGTATAGATAAATTTTATAAAACTCACGGTTTTGACAGTGTAGTCGGAAGAGATGAACTGCTAAAAAAAGTTAAGAATAAAAGATATATAAACGGCTGGGGCTTGTATGATGATACACTTTTTGATATAGCATATAAAGAGTTTGAAAATTTATCGTCATCTAAAGATAAGTTTGCTATGTTTATGCACACGCTAGATACACATCATCCAAACGGACATCTATCTAACTCTTGTTCAAAAGATTTATATATGGATGGTTCCAATGAGATTTTAAATACCGTTAAATGTGCGGATATCCTGATATCAAATTTTATAAAAAAAGTTAAAAACTCAAAATATGCAGAAAATACGATTATAGTAGTTACATCCGACCATTTGGCTATGAGGAACACGGCGGCAGATGAGCTAAGTAAATCACAAAAAAGAAGAAACTTTTTTGTTGTCTTTGATCCAAGCAGCAGTGAATATAAGTCGGTAGATAAAACAGGAACTCCTTTTGATGTTGCATCTACGGTTCTATCTTTTCTAAACATAAATACGGATTTGGGACTAGGCAGAAATCTAAGAGAAAAAGAGTCGATTTACAACTCGTTTGAGGATTTTGGCAAGAGGTTAAACCAGTGGAGAAATGATATATTGAGCTTTTGGAAATTTCCGAAAATGTCGGAGAGTTTTAAACCGAATTTTAAAAAGATGTTTGTGAGTGTAGGAGAAAACCACTATACGCTTCCTGTTTTATTTAAGATTTTAGAAAACAATGTAGAGCCATATTTTCAATTTAATTATGCTTGGAAACTATATGAGCAGTTAGAACATTTTAATAAAGACGACAGGTTTTTATGGATTGACGAGTGTAAGCTTTTGAACTATATTTTTGATGGCAATGCATCGGATAAATATTGCGCAGTCGAGGGTGTAGTAGGCTCTAAATTTAGAATACAGGGACTTGATTTACAAAGGGATTATAAGATAGAGAGTCTCGGCAACGGCTTGAGTAAAGATTATGATATCCAAAAGATAATTGAAAATATAAATATGGTAAAAAATAACGGAGTAAGATACACTGCTTCGATAAATGATACCATAGTATTTAAAAAAGAGGGTTATCCAAGCTTTTTGAAAAATTTGCAGGGAATTTCATATCCAGATAAAGTCGGAAGATGGACGGATGCGCAGTTGTATCCGAGCGTACTGTTGACATTTGTAGATCCGCTTCCTAAAAAATTCAAACTAGAGATAGTTTGCGGAGCATACGGCGAAAATGTAGGAAATGTCGTAAAGGTAAGTGTGGGAGACAGCATAAGAGAGTTTACGCCTCAGCACAATGACCCTAGAAAATATCTGCTTTCATTTGAAAATGTAAATAACGCCAACACAATAGAGATAGTACCGCCAAAACCGTTTGTCTTAAAAGAAAAGTTAGAGGGAAGCGACGAAAGAGAGTTCGGGCTATCTTTGGTTAGTTTAAAAATAATCAATCTTGAGGATAAAAATTAG
- a CDS encoding calcium-binding protein, translated as MTIVTISRDQSNLYFTINGTEDKITVASYFDAPEYHIEQVTFTDGTLWNSAMFNQIL; from the coding sequence ATTACAATTGTAACAATCTCGCGAGACCAATCCAATCTCTATTTTACCATCAACGGTACCGAAGATAAAATTACGGTAGCTTCTTATTTCGATGCACCTGAGTATCACATCGAGCAGGTTACATTTACGGATGGAACCCTTTGGAATAGTGCGATGTTTAATCAAATTTTGTAG
- a CDS encoding response regulator transcription factor — MKNRALRELKILLVEDEENLARLLKEAIGDNFHSFTVAKDGIEGIELFKKNKPDIVITDIMMPRLSGLDMAKELKKINPDTPIIILSAFSEKEKLFSAIDIGINKYFLKPFDTDELLDYIRSITPKLANKFIKLSDGFVFNKTTNSLYKSDKYVPLSKNETKFLSLLLNTKERIIDDNLIKESLWSEEVSDERVRTFIRRFRAKTSKNLIKNVKGVGYRLAFNEN, encoded by the coding sequence ATGAAAAATAGAGCCTTAAGAGAGCTTAAAATACTCCTTGTAGAAGATGAAGAGAATCTTGCCAGACTTCTAAAAGAGGCTATCGGGGATAATTTTCACAGTTTTACGGTTGCCAAAGACGGTATAGAAGGGATAGAACTGTTTAAAAAAAACAAACCGGATATCGTCATAACGGATATAATGATGCCCCGTTTATCCGGACTTGATATGGCAAAAGAGCTAAAAAAAATCAATCCCGATACGCCCATTATCATACTTAGCGCTTTTAGCGAAAAAGAGAAACTCTTTAGCGCGATTGATATCGGAATCAATAAATATTTTTTAAAGCCCTTTGATACCGATGAGCTTTTAGACTATATAAGGAGCATTACACCGAAATTAGCCAATAAATTTATAAAACTAAGCGACGGTTTCGTGTTTAACAAAACTACAAATTCCTTATATAAAAGCGATAAATATGTCCCTCTTTCAAAAAATGAGACAAAATTTTTATCTCTTTTGCTAAATACCAAAGAGAGAATCATAGACGACAATCTCATAAAAGAGAGTTTGTGGAGTGAAGAAGTCAGCGATGAGAGAGTTAGAACTTTCATAAGACGCTTTCGCGCAAAAACATCTAAAAATTTAATCAAAAATGTAAAAGGAGTCGGTTACCGACTCGCTTTTAACGAAAATTAG
- a CDS encoding thiamine phosphate synthase, with protein MYKYLITSKEFYTNDSELFCEILTNQLKKYQPKYALYRDKSNKNYNSQAAVFVEVCAKFEHIKSIVHQDINLAKELNANGVHLTSEQFEEIIKAKEAGLEVIVSTHTHEEVLLAQKMGADAVTYSPIFASPDKGEPKGIDDLKELLEMCDINVFALGGIVTQEHIDMIEQTKAYGFASIRYFY; from the coding sequence ATGTACAAATATTTGATCACATCAAAAGAATTTTATACAAACGATAGTGAGCTATTTTGCGAAATTTTAACAAATCAGCTAAAAAAATATCAGCCCAAATATGCCTTATACAGGGATAAATCAAACAAAAATTATAATAGTCAGGCTGCTGTTTTCGTAGAAGTATGCGCTAAATTTGAACATATAAAAAGCATTGTGCATCAAGATATAAATTTGGCAAAAGAGTTAAATGCAAACGGAGTTCACCTCACATCCGAACAGTTTGAAGAGATAATAAAAGCAAAAGAGGCGGGTCTTGAAGTTATTGTAAGTACGCATACTCACGAGGAGGTGTTACTTGCGCAAAAAATGGGAGCCGATGCCGTCACATACAGCCCGATTTTTGCCTCACCGGACAAAGGCGAACCAAAAGGGATAGATGATTTAAAAGAGCTTTTGGAGATGTGTGACATAAATGTTTTTGCTCTTGGCGGAATTGTTACGCAAGAACACATAGATATGATAGAACAG
- a CDS encoding nitrite/sulfite reductase, translated as MENKLNKRERYKAQLKPIDYYKDFENIDFENLGEGDRYYLQDFGIFNTDFLEDEFTLRIRIPGGRISAQHFQKIADIVDEYNLTIILTARAGIQLHGIEADDVLEIHKRINALGISTWQSFGDNVRNIVTDVYDGCGEYSQIETYPIVMQMHDYIIKNPRYVGMLPRRVSIGISGNRANISSFFANDIYFALSKKDSVFGFNVYMGGKNTEVAVSADIFLKEDEVFDFFKAFVEAFYLHGSRFSRAKTRIFHMIEDIGMDGLKAHIQKEYKKDFQSGGEIVLEKAEFSEFHKLKNETYGFCYQTDFSRLKSDEIRDIASFATKNGAEIRFGIDQNIYLIGLKEASTTLKSPAISNTIVTCAGNLCPYAVWSIKDETSYLPLDKINEHRIQVGFSGCAKGCGRHRHTDIGLIGLKTNNFGDTDGGARIFLGALHSDGKSVGRQLFSMVPFVHLKKVVSLVIELFELSGYRDFEEYAKEILCNYSEDFLSMWVLANLETNSSLALPKLDKMQSFEYEAELLKKEFPTLDFWQYADESFFNAVSYLSKKLWTIEGEDPHYKPKINRTNFR; from the coding sequence ATGGAAAATAAACTAAACAAAAGAGAGCGGTACAAAGCTCAACTAAAACCGATTGATTATTATAAAGATTTTGAGAATATTGATTTTGAAAATCTGGGCGAAGGCGATAGATACTATCTTCAAGATTTCGGGATATTTAACACCGATTTTTTAGAAGATGAATTTACATTGCGCATACGCATACCGGGCGGTAGGATTAGTGCTCAGCATTTCCAAAAAATAGCCGACATCGTAGATGAATATAACCTAACTATTATCTTAACGGCAAGAGCAGGCATACAACTACACGGCATTGAAGCTGATGATGTTTTAGAGATTCACAAACGCATAAACGCTCTTGGCATCTCTACATGGCAAAGCTTTGGAGACAATGTTAGAAATATCGTAACCGATGTTTATGACGGATGCGGCGAGTATTCCCAAATTGAGACCTACCCTATTGTAATGCAGATGCACGACTATATCATCAAAAATCCCAGATATGTAGGTATGCTGCCTCGCCGTGTATCCATCGGCATATCCGGAAACCGTGCAAATATATCCTCTTTTTTTGCAAACGACATCTACTTTGCACTTTCTAAAAAAGATAGCGTATTTGGTTTTAATGTTTACATGGGCGGAAAAAATACCGAAGTAGCCGTCAGTGCCGATATCTTTTTAAAAGAGGATGAAGTATTTGATTTTTTCAAAGCATTTGTTGAAGCGTTTTATCTCCACGGTTCCCGTTTTTCCCGTGCCAAAACCCGTATTTTTCATATGATAGAAGATATCGGGATGGACGGCTTAAAAGCTCACATACAAAAAGAGTACAAGAAAGATTTCCAAAGTGGCGGAGAAATTGTCCTAGAAAAAGCAGAGTTTAGTGAGTTTCATAAACTAAAAAACGAAACTTACGGCTTTTGCTACCAAACAGATTTTTCAAGATTAAAAAGCGACGAGATTAGAGATATCGCTTCATTTGCTACAAAAAACGGTGCCGAGATTCGCTTCGGGATTGACCAAAATATCTATCTAATCGGTTTAAAAGAGGCATCCACGACGCTCAAATCACCTGCAATCAGCAATACGATTGTGACATGTGCCGGCAATCTATGCCCTTACGCCGTTTGGAGCATAAAAGATGAAACTTCTTATCTGCCCTTGGATAAGATAAATGAGCACCGCATACAAGTAGGTTTTTCAGGCTGTGCCAAAGGGTGCGGAAGACATAGACACACCGACATCGGTCTTATCGGGTTAAAAACAAACAACTTCGGCGATACCGACGGAGGGGCAAGGATTTTTCTTGGAGCTTTGCACTCCGACGGAAAATCAGTCGGGCGACAACTATTTTCAATGGTTCCTTTTGTTCATCTAAAGAAAGTCGTATCGCTCGTAATAGAGCTTTTTGAACTAAGCGGATACAGAGATTTTGAGGAGTACGCAAAAGAGATTTTATGCAACTACTCCGAGGATTTTTTATCTATGTGGGTTTTGGCAAATCTTGAGACAAACAGCTCTTTAGCATTGCCGAAGTTAGATAAGATGCAGAGTTTTGAGTATGAAGCAGAGTTGCTTAAAAAAGAGTTTCCGACATTAGATTTTTGGCAATATGCAGATGAGAGCTTTTTTAATGCGGTGAGCTATCTATCTAAAAAACTATGGACGATAGAGGGAGAAGATCCTCACTATAAACCAAAAATCAATAGAACTAATTTTCGTTAA
- a CDS encoding PAS domain S-box protein: protein MLRQYKEAIEKSNIISKTDINGVITFVNDEFCTISGYRKDELIGKKHSIVKHPDVGEEKFKLLWETITNKEIYKDTVKNLAKDGSTFYVNSTIIPILDKNDNIVEFIAIRYDVTKEMLLREELLKKESEYEELNRNLEKRVAEQTKELKELNQTLEKRVRDEIAKNEEKQRVMFWQSRHASLGQMIANIAHQWRQPLTELTLALFNIKKAAQNEKADDISKFYDESKNIIKNMSQTIDDFTNFFSPDKEKYYFNVSDSILESIVLLESVINDEMITLKTNFEDMKVLGITNELTQVMINLINNSKDAFIQNSILLREISITTKQESGFAVIEVQDNAGGITKENIEKIFEPYFTTKHKSRGTGLGLFMSKMICEQGLNGTLDVKSKKKTTTFSIKIPLDKNEK from the coding sequence ATGCTAAGACAGTATAAAGAAGCCATAGAGAAGAGTAATATAATCTCCAAAACCGATATAAACGGGGTGATTACTTTCGTTAATGATGAGTTTTGCACGATTAGCGGATACAGAAAAGATGAGCTTATCGGTAAAAAGCATAGTATTGTCAAGCATCCCGATGTAGGCGAAGAGAAGTTTAAACTTCTTTGGGAGACCATAACAAACAAAGAGATATATAAAGATACGGTTAAAAATTTGGCTAAAGACGGTTCGACTTTTTATGTAAACTCGACGATAATACCGATTCTTGATAAAAATGATAACATAGTTGAGTTTATCGCAATCAGATATGATGTGACAAAAGAGATGCTCCTAAGAGAGGAGCTTTTAAAAAAAGAGTCGGAGTATGAAGAGCTTAACAGAAACCTTGAGAAGAGGGTGGCGGAGCAGACAAAAGAGTTAAAAGAGTTAAACCAAACCTTAGAGAAGAGGGTAAGAGACGAGATAGCAAAAAATGAAGAGAAGCAGCGGGTTATGTTTTGGCAATCCCGACATGCTAGTCTGGGTCAAATGATTGCAAATATTGCGCATCAATGGAGACAGCCTCTCACAGAGCTTACTTTGGCACTCTTTAACATAAAAAAAGCTGCACAAAATGAGAAAGCAGACGATATCTCAAAATTTTATGACGAGAGCAAAAATATCATAAAAAATATGTCTCAAACCATTGATGATTTTACAAACTTTTTTTCTCCCGATAAAGAGAAATACTATTTTAATGTCAGCGATAGTATACTTGAATCCATAGTGCTTTTAGAGAGCGTTATAAATGATGAGATGATAACTCTTAAGACAAATTTTGAGGATATGAAAGTTCTTGGGATTACAAATGAGCTTACTCAAGTGATGATAAACCTTATAAACAACTCAAAGGATGCTTTTATACAAAATAGTATTCTTCTGCGGGAGATAAGTATAACCACTAAGCAAGAGAGCGGTTTTGCAGTTATAGAGGTGCAGGATAATGCCGGCGGAATCACAAAAGAGAATATTGAGAAAATCTTTGAGCCGTACTTTACTACAAAACATAAAAGCCGTGGAACAGGACTTGGACTCTTTATGTCAAAGATGATTTGCGAGCAGGGTTTAAACGGTACGCTTGATGTAAAAAGTAAAAAAAAGACGACAACATTTAGCATAAAAATTCCATTGGATAAAAATGAAAAATAG
- a CDS encoding ribonucleoside triphosphate reductase produces the protein MVENILKRDGTYKEFLSFKIEDAIKKAFKSQHVTYDSSIFFNVLERLKNKRVVAVEDIQDTIEKELYNAKYFDVLKSFMLYRHTHKMQRDGGLDEDTTYINSTQTIEEYIHGTDWRIKANSNTGYSNAGLVNNTAGKVIANYWLDKVYSKEEGYAHRNGDYHIHDLDCLTGYCAGWSLRVLLDEGFNGVRGRVESDAPRHFREALGQMANFLGILQSEWAGAQAFSSFDTYLAPYVFKDKLPYSDIKKAIRSFIYNLNVPARWGQSPFTNITIDWTVPTDLKDQIPTIKQNHIFKGLEDVDLIHIARTRGVNSLEEMTYKHFQPEMNQINKAYYEIMTEGDMTGQPFTFPIPTVNITEDFDWYGENTDILFENTAKIGSSYFQNFIGSQFKRDADGNLVPNEEAYKPGHVRSMCCRLQLDLRELLKRGGGLFGSAEMTGSIGVVTINMARLGFLHKGNKEGLYARLDQLMEHARHTLEKKRVFIQEMYERGLYPYTKRYLPGFRNHFSTIGVNGINEMIRNFTSDSYDISSKDGIEFATEILNYMRNRMVEFQEESGNLYNLEATPAEGTTYRFAKEDKKRYGDSILQAGMGDNIYYTNSSQIPVDLTNDPFEALSLQDDLQCKYTGGTVLHLYMQEKISSTEACRKLVKNVITNFRLPYITVTPLFSVCPKHGYIAGEHEFCPKCDEELLSEIDIKS, from the coding sequence ATGGTTGAAAATATTTTAAAGAGAGATGGAACTTATAAAGAGTTCTTATCTTTTAAAATTGAAGATGCTATCAAAAAAGCATTTAAATCTCAACATGTAACCTATGACAGTTCAATATTTTTTAATGTTCTTGAGAGATTAAAAAACAAAAGAGTTGTTGCCGTTGAGGATATTCAAGATACGATTGAAAAAGAGCTTTACAACGCTAAATACTTTGATGTTCTAAAGAGCTTTATGCTCTACCGTCATACGCATAAAATGCAAAGAGACGGCGGACTTGACGAAGACACTACATACATTAACTCGACCCAAACCATAGAAGAGTATATCCACGGAACCGATTGGCGTATCAAAGCCAACTCAAACACCGGTTATTCAAATGCGGGGCTTGTAAACAACACGGCGGGTAAAGTTATAGCAAACTACTGGCTAGACAAAGTCTACTCCAAAGAAGAGGGCTACGCTCACCGCAACGGCGACTACCATATCCACGATTTAGATTGTCTTACAGGTTACTGTGCCGGATGGAGTTTAAGAGTTCTTCTTGATGAGGGTTTTAACGGCGTCAGAGGCAGAGTTGAGAGTGATGCTCCAAGACACTTCCGAGAAGCACTTGGGCAGATGGCAAACTTCCTAGGTATCCTACAAAGCGAGTGGGCAGGTGCTCAAGCGTTTAGTTCATTTGATACCTATCTAGCACCTTATGTGTTCAAGGATAAGCTACCGTATAGTGATATCAAAAAAGCTATCAGAAGCTTTATCTATAACTTAAATGTACCTGCTAGATGGGGTCAATCTCCATTTACAAATATTACAATAGATTGGACTGTACCGACGGATTTAAAAGACCAAATCCCTACAATCAAACAGAACCATATCTTCAAAGGATTAGAGGATGTTGATCTTATTCACATAGCTAGAACAAGAGGCGTAAATTCACTAGAAGAGATGACTTATAAACATTTTCAACCTGAGATGAACCAAATCAATAAAGCTTACTATGAGATTATGACTGAAGGCGATATGACAGGTCAGCCATTCACATTCCCGATTCCTACGGTAAACATTACAGAGGATTTTGATTGGTACGGAGAAAACACTGATATCTTGTTTGAGAACACGGCAAAAATCGGTTCTTCATACTTCCAAAACTTCATCGGTTCTCAGTTCAAAAGAGATGCAGACGGTAATTTAGTTCCTAACGAAGAGGCTTACAAACCGGGGCATGTTCGTTCAATGTGTTGTCGTTTGCAATTAGACCTAAGAGAACTTCTTAAACGAGGCGGCGGTCTATTCGGCTCTGCTGAAATGACAGGCTCCATCGGCGTAGTTACTATCAATATGGCAAGACTAGGTTTCTTACATAAAGGAAATAAAGAAGGTCTATATGCTCGTTTAGATCAACTGATGGAACATGCAAGACATACCTTAGAGAAAAAGCGTGTATTTATTCAAGAAATGTACGAGAGAGGACTTTATCCTTATACAAAACGCTATTTGCCTGGATTTAGAAATCACTTCTCTACCATCGGTGTGAACGGTATCAATGAAATGATTAGAAATTTTACCAGTGATAGCTATGATATAAGTTCTAAAGATGGTATAGAATTTGCAACAGAGATTCTAAACTATATGAGAAACAGAATGGTGGAGTTTCAAGAAGAGAGTGGAAACTTATACAATCTTGAAGCTACACCTGCAGAGGGAACGACTTATAGATTTGCCAAAGAGGACAAGAAACGCTACGGTGATTCTATCCTTCAAGCAGGTATGGGTGACAATATCTACTATACAAACTCTTCTCAAATACCGGTTGATTTAACAAACGACCCGTTTGAAGCTCTGTCGCTTCAAGATGATTTACAGTGCAAATACACAGGCGGAACGGTTCTTCACTTGTATATGCAAGAGAAGATAAGTTCAACCGAAGCGTGTAGAAAATTAGTTAAAAATGTAATTACGAACTTTAGACTTCCTTACATTACGGTAACTCCGCTCTTCTCTGTATGTCCAAAACACGGATACATCGCAGGAGAACACGAGTTCTGTCCTAAATGTGATGAAGAACTGTTAAGCGAAATTGATATCAAATCTTAG
- the nrdD gene encoding anaerobic ribonucleoside-triphosphate reductase, with product MSKNEALTMLKEKRQKCIVYTRVMGYHRPVESFNVGKTGEHRQRKQFTEC from the coding sequence ATGAGTAAAAATGAAGCTTTAACTATGCTAAAAGAGAAAAGACAAAAGTGTATTGTTTACACAAGAGTTATGGGTTATCATAGACCTGTTGAGAGTTTTAATGTAGGGAAAACCGGTGAGCATAGACAGCGAAAACAATTCACTGAATGCTAA